One stretch of Heptranchias perlo isolate sHepPer1 chromosome 29, sHepPer1.hap1, whole genome shotgun sequence DNA includes these proteins:
- the mrpl54 gene encoding large ribosomal subunit protein mL54 encodes MAAHTVLLVGRGTVRGALLQCGQLRRVAANGYAKKAAVKGKGKMGVKEVLQGPEVCKDPVILTTHAMGVNIYKQGKDPELQPDAEYPEWLFTLNLGPPKSLDELDPESWEYWKRIRKQHMWQHNKLHKGKKF; translated from the exons ATGGCCGCACACACCGTCTTGTTGGTGGGCCGCGGCACGGTGCGCGGAGCGTTGCTGCAGTGTGGCCAACTCCGCAGAGTGGCCGCAAATGGCTACGCCAAGAAAGCAG CTGTCAAGGGGAAAGGTAAGATGGGAGTTAAAGAGGTGTTGCAAGGTCCAGAGGTTTGTAAGGATCCTGTCATCCTGACCACGCATGCCATGGGAGTCAATATCTACAAGCAAGGCAAAGACCCAGAGCTACAGCCAGACGCCGAATACCCTGAATG GTTGTTTACCCTGAATCTTGGACCCCCAAAGAGTCTGGATGAACTGGACCCGGAATCTTGGGAATACTGGAAACGGATAAGAAAACAGCACATGTGGCAACACAACAAACTCCACAAAGGAAAGAAATTCTAG